CGCGTTTCGGTATCAAGTGGCCTGGGCCGGGGTCGATGCGGCGCTCTGGGACATCATCGGCAAAGCCAAGGGGATTCCCGTGTACCGGTTGCTCGCGACAGACGCCGCGCCCGCCCCGCGCATTCGGATGTACGCCAGCGGCGGCGTCGAGTATGCCTGGTATCAGCGGCCTGAGGATTTGATCGACGAAGCCGTGCGGCACAAGGAGAACGGCTACACCGCCTTCAAGTTCCGCATCGGAACGGAATGGAAGAACAGCCAGATGACGATAGCGAAGTACATCCCGTACCTCGAGAAGATGCGCAAGGCTGTCGGGCCGGACTTCGACCTGATCCAGGAAGTCAACATGCGCTGGACGCTGGAGCAGTGCCTGGAAGTCTGCCCGGTCCTCGAGGAACTGAAATTCCTGTGGCTTGAAGAGCCAATCAACCGCCGCGGCGATGGGGCGATCGACGGATACATCAAGATCAACCAGGCGCTCCCGACCGTGGCCGTATCCGGGGGCGAAACCATGATGTCGCGTTTCGATTTCAAACAGTGGATCGACCGGGACGCGTACGACATCGTCCAGCCGGACGTGAACACCACCGGATTGACCGAGGCGTGGCAGATCGCTCGCCTGGCGCACGTCCAGGGCAAGCGATGCTGCCCGCACAATTGGCACGGCGGGTTGACCACGATGGCCAATGCCGCGCTGGTGGCGGCGATTCCGAATCGGCTGATGCTGGAACTGAATCAGACCGTCAATCCCTTCAAGGAAGAGGTCTTCAAGGAACCGTTGGTCGTGAAGAATGGATACCTGAACGTTCCGAACAAGCCTGGCTTCGGCGTCGTCCTGGCGGAGGACCTGGCCAAGAAATTTCCGTTCATCCCAGGCCCGTACAACCGGCCGAACCCGGATTTGCCTGTGTGACATTGACCAT
This genomic stretch from Verrucomicrobiota bacterium harbors:
- a CDS encoding mandelate racemase/muconate lactonizing enzyme family protein; translated protein: MRSRLSRRSFLAASAALGALRTAGESVLGTRIHPLERIARERIKITDVKVTLLSYELPKDKVWKTATFIVWKTDAILVEVFTDQGIVGIGEPSPYGGPEVIKQFIEEHVRPRLIGKNPFDVERLTPAWGDSAFRYQVAWAGVDAALWDIIGKAKGIPVYRLLATDAAPAPRIRMYASGGVEYAWYQRPEDLIDEAVRHKENGYTAFKFRIGTEWKNSQMTIAKYIPYLEKMRKAVGPDFDLIQEVNMRWTLEQCLEVCPVLEELKFLWLEEPINRRGDGAIDGYIKINQALPTVAVSGGETMMSRFDFKQWIDRDAYDIVQPDVNTTGLTEAWQIARLAHVQGKRCCPHNWHGGLTTMANAALVAAIPNRLMLELNQTVNPFKEEVFKEPLVVKNGYLNVPNKPGFGVVLAEDLAKKFPFIPGPYNRPNPDLPV